The genomic segment GCCGCGCATCCTCATGTGCCCGCCGGACCATTATGGCATCGAGTACGAGATCAACCCCTGGATGAACCGCTCGCTCGGGGCGGTCGCGGCGCTCGCGTTCCGCCAGTGGCAGCAGTTGCACGACACCCTCGTGGCCCTCGGCGTCCGCGTCGAGCGCATGACCCCGCAGCCGGGCCTGCCGGACCTCGTGTTCACCGCCAACGCCGGGCTCATCTTTCACAACACGTTCCTCAGCAGCCGGTTCCGGCACGAGGTCCGCGCCCGCGAGTCGCCGCACTTCGACGCGTGGTTCGCCGCCAACGGCTTCACGGTCGAGCACCTGCCGGAGAAGACGTTCCACGAGGGCGCCGGCGACGCGCTCTTCTGCGGCGAAACGCTGTTCGCCGGCTACCGCACCCGGTCCGACGCGACCGCGCACCAGTGGGTCGGGGAGAAGTTCGGGGTCCGGGTGCTGCCACTGGAACTGGTGAACCCGCGGTTCTACCACCTCGATACGTGCTTCTGCCCGCTCGCGCCGGGGGCGGCGCTGTACTTCCCCGACGCCTTCGACACCTACGGCCAGCGCGTGCTCCAAACGCACGTCCCGAAGCTGATCCCGGTGGTGGAACCCGAAGCGCACCGGTTCGGCTGCAACGCGGTCGTGGTCGGTAAAACGGTGGTTCACAACAGCCGGTGCCCGGGGCTGGCGGCGTCACTGGCCCAGGCCGGCTACCGCTCGATCGAAGTGGAGCTGGACGAGTTCCTGAAGGCCGGCGGCAGCGCGAAGTGCCTCACGCTGCGGCTCGACGGCGAAGAAGCGGCGGGGTGGAAACAGAAGGGCTGAGTTCCGACGTCACTCGTGCAGAAGACCCACCCCCCGGCCCCCTCTCTGAAGGGAGGGGGGTGAACGCGCGCTAAGCCTCCTCCGACTCTCCGAATGCTTCGCGCTTCCACAGGTCTTGCTCCCCCTTTCCTTCAGGGAGGGAGGTGAACGCG from the Frigoriglobus tundricola genome contains:
- a CDS encoding dimethylarginine dimethylaminohydrolase family protein, whose product is MSSPPQPRILMCPPDHYGIEYEINPWMNRSLGAVAALAFRQWQQLHDTLVALGVRVERMTPQPGLPDLVFTANAGLIFHNTFLSSRFRHEVRARESPHFDAWFAANGFTVEHLPEKTFHEGAGDALFCGETLFAGYRTRSDATAHQWVGEKFGVRVLPLELVNPRFYHLDTCFCPLAPGAALYFPDAFDTYGQRVLQTHVPKLIPVVEPEAHRFGCNAVVVGKTVVHNSRCPGLAASLAQAGYRSIEVELDEFLKAGGSAKCLTLRLDGEEAAGWKQKG